TCATCATAATTATGTCACCGAAGTCAGCATAATGATCGAATAAACACGGCAAAAAGCAGCTAATTTTCATACTCAGTTCAGACTCATTTTTTATCTGCTTTTAAATGACCAATTTATTGATAAAAACACTGTTTTACCCTTTAAAAAAGAATGCCTACCCCAAGGTCTATTTGTACCAAACACCTTTACACTAAATTGAGAAGGAATTAATTATGAGTAAGACCCTAATTATTGGCGCTAGCGGGCAAATAGGTAAAATGGCAACCGAGCTGCTTTTAAAAAACGAGCAAAATGTATCCGCATTAGTGCGCGATAAAAGTAAGCTAAGTGATTTAGATAGCCCGTTTTTAACTATTGTAGAGCAAGACCTCGAAGGCGACTTTTCTACTGCGTTAAAAGATTGCGACCAAGTAATATTTGCAGCGGGCTCTGGCGGAAGTACAGGCACAGATAAAACCGTGCTAATCGATTTATGGGCAGCCACCAAAGCAGCAACGTATGCTAAAGAGCATGGCGTTAAGCATTTTATTATGATCAGCTCTATTGGCGCTGACGATCCAGACTCGATTGAAAGCGACTTAAAGCCTTACTTAGTTGCCAAACATATGGCTGATGAGCACCTTATAAACAGTGGCTTAAACTACACCATAGTGCGCCCTGGCACTTTAACCAATGAAAGCGCCTCAATGAAAGTAACCACCGAGCGCCCAAGCGATCGCTCTAAAGCTAAAATTAGCCGCGAAAACGTTGCCAATGCCCTATTACATATTGCTACTAACGCATTTAATGGCAACCGCGTTTTTGAGTTGTTTGATGGTGATACGCCTATCAAAGCAGCTGTAAAATAAAGCACCCTTGTTGCCCTTTGTAACCCCCCCCTAGCAAAGGGCAATGTATTTAAATGCTACAGAGCACGCTAACCGTTTCTCTCACCATATTAATTAATGTAAACAACTCACAAAAATTGCTTTATAAAAGCCCATATACCGCGTACCCAATAAAACAACATAAAAACAAGCACTTCCATCAAAGCTACCACAAAACAATGCATTAAAAATTTAATAGAACAAATTTTATTCAGGCTTTTTTACTAGTTTAATGAGGCCAAATACTAGAAACCCCTTATTTTATCTGGTAAATTAACAGC
The genomic region above belongs to Pseudoalteromonas sp. MM1 and contains:
- a CDS encoding NAD(P)-binding oxidoreductase; this translates as MSKTLIIGASGQIGKMATELLLKNEQNVSALVRDKSKLSDLDSPFLTIVEQDLEGDFSTALKDCDQVIFAAGSGGSTGTDKTVLIDLWAATKAATYAKEHGVKHFIMISSIGADDPDSIESDLKPYLVAKHMADEHLINSGLNYTIVRPGTLTNESASMKVTTERPSDRSKAKISRENVANALLHIATNAFNGNRVFELFDGDTPIKAAVK